From Serinicoccus profundi, the proteins below share one genomic window:
- a CDS encoding PAC2 family protein yields the protein MTTHSPLFRLEADAARQPQPAPLLLMSLEGFLDAGQVRSSLADHLLDTLEHEVVATFEVDELVDYRSRRPLMTFDSDHYTDYDDPSLVLYRMVDAAGEPFLLLHGVEPDYRWEAFIEAVRQLGLAFGVRRMVSAHGIPMAVPHTRPVGTTRFASDRSVLGDYTPIFGQVRIPSSVDSLLHLRLAESGLLTMGVAVHVPHYLAETQFGDAVVAAADAVMDLSGLVLPTADLVAMAGVTRGRIEEELASNDEAREVVEGLEKRYDHFIEGQRRKSLLAAEVANLPSAEEIGAQLEAFLRDPESVEDEDGPAAPTEDQDGGGRS from the coding sequence GTGACGACGCACTCGCCACTGTTCCGGCTGGAGGCCGACGCCGCACGCCAGCCCCAGCCCGCCCCCCTGCTGCTGATGTCGCTGGAGGGCTTCCTCGACGCCGGCCAGGTGCGGTCCAGCCTGGCCGACCACCTGCTCGACACCCTCGAGCACGAGGTGGTCGCGACCTTCGAGGTCGACGAGCTTGTCGACTACCGCTCGCGCCGACCGCTCATGACCTTCGACTCCGACCACTACACCGACTACGACGACCCCTCGCTCGTGCTCTACCGGATGGTCGACGCCGCGGGCGAGCCGTTCCTGCTGCTGCACGGTGTGGAGCCGGACTACCGCTGGGAGGCCTTCATCGAGGCCGTGCGCCAGCTCGGGCTCGCCTTCGGGGTGCGTCGCATGGTCAGCGCCCACGGCATCCCCATGGCGGTGCCGCACACGCGCCCGGTCGGCACGACCCGCTTCGCCAGCGACCGGTCCGTGCTCGGCGACTACACGCCGATCTTCGGGCAGGTGCGCATCCCCTCCAGCGTCGACTCGCTGCTGCACCTGCGGCTGGCCGAGTCCGGCCTGCTCACCATGGGCGTGGCCGTGCACGTGCCGCACTACCTCGCCGAGACGCAGTTCGGCGACGCGGTGGTCGCCGCGGCGGACGCCGTGATGGACCTCAGCGGGCTCGTGCTGCCGACGGCCGACCTCGTCGCCATGGCCGGGGTGACCCGCGGCCGCATCGAGGAGGAGCTGGCCAGCAATGACGAGGCCCGCGAGGTCGTCGAGGGGCTGGAGAAGAGGTACGACCACTTCATCGAGGGCCAGCGACGCAAGAGCCTGCTCGCGGCCGAGGTGGCCAACCTGCCCAGCGCCGAGGAGATCGGTGCCCAGCTCGAGGCCTTCCTGCGCGACCCGGAGTCTGTGGAGGACGAGGACGGCCCGGCTGCCCCGACCGAGGATCAGGACGGCGGAGGCAGGTCGTAG
- a CDS encoding EcsC family protein, giving the protein MAGRESEVVTTNNAEAEKDGPLDSVANAFVGKLLDFGVDGIGPLQSSSEALARVRKEHGGNSDKVIDEIVSEHIKKAAVGGFLTGVGGIFTMPVAIPVNVLEFYTLATRMVAAIAEERGYDVTDKAARAAVLLSLVGADADELMRKAGVSTAAGLTGSGRLARLATSRLPKAAAMMVNKAVGFRLLTTVGGKALGRVIRFVPVAGGVIGAGLDGYLMKRIADHARQEFTPRTAAGTQPG; this is encoded by the coding sequence GTGGCTGGACGCGAGTCCGAGGTAGTGACCACGAACAACGCGGAGGCCGAGAAGGACGGCCCGCTGGACTCGGTGGCGAACGCCTTCGTCGGCAAGCTGCTCGACTTCGGGGTGGACGGCATCGGGCCGCTGCAGTCCTCCAGCGAGGCGCTTGCCCGGGTCCGCAAGGAGCACGGCGGCAACAGCGACAAGGTCATCGACGAGATCGTCTCCGAGCACATCAAGAAGGCCGCGGTCGGTGGCTTCCTCACCGGTGTCGGTGGCATCTTCACGATGCCGGTGGCGATCCCGGTCAACGTGCTGGAGTTCTACACCCTCGCCACCCGCATGGTCGCGGCGATCGCCGAGGAGCGGGGGTATGACGTGACCGACAAGGCCGCGCGGGCCGCCGTGCTGCTCTCCCTGGTCGGCGCGGACGCCGACGAGCTCATGCGCAAGGCGGGCGTCTCCACGGCTGCCGGTCTCACCGGCTCCGGACGGCTCGCCCGGCTGGCGACGTCGCGGCTGCCCAAGGCGGCCGCGATGATGGTCAACAAGGCGGTCGGCTTCCGGCTGCTCACCACGGTCGGCGGCAAGGCGCTCGGCCGGGTCATCCGCTTCGTGCCCGTCGCGGGCGGCGTCATCGGGGCCGGCCTGGACGGCTACCTCATGAAGCGCATCGCCGACCACGCGCGCCAGGAGTTCACGCCGCGCACGGCGGCGGGCACCCAGCCCGGCTGA
- a CDS encoding DUF4192 domain-containing protein has product MTTHEPGGRSSDPAIPAHHTTTSPAPLRLSGAAQLLAVLPQLLGYRLERSIVVVVTGLDPVTSMAEMTFTGRVDLPETEHLDEALQRLRFAVQQAADAWPGVTLLAVYGIDLPQDESGEVQAQATEGLLSAAQRLAEETGTHVHELMLVRDGSRELCRVIDSGDHVEAPLRRWEAAPQPQDVPVAADLVLRGRSALPSRSALAASVRRRDEAAARASAVALAVLDLAPERIDLGHTLSALGEWVACGEEPSARDRAAIALMLHDREVRDAVLARWLPELDWVDVARTPEDLVAVVADLRAWPATAYREGLDRLLVLVSRVPYPLGGPLLTIAAMVAWTRGDGTLANEACDLALEIDPDSRLAGLLRQALDVGLRPPRGRTAGRAARRSGGRPAA; this is encoded by the coding sequence ATGACCACACACGAGCCCGGGGGGCGCTCGTCGGACCCCGCCATCCCCGCACACCACACCACCACCTCACCCGCGCCGCTCCGTCTCAGCGGTGCCGCCCAGCTCCTGGCCGTGCTGCCGCAGCTGCTCGGCTACCGCCTCGAGCGGAGCATCGTCGTCGTCGTGACGGGCCTGGACCCGGTCACGTCGATGGCCGAGATGACCTTCACCGGCCGGGTCGACCTGCCGGAGACCGAGCATCTCGACGAGGCCCTCCAACGCTTGCGCTTCGCGGTGCAGCAGGCGGCGGACGCGTGGCCGGGGGTCACCCTCCTCGCGGTCTACGGCATCGACCTGCCCCAGGACGAGAGCGGGGAGGTGCAGGCGCAGGCGACCGAGGGGCTGCTGTCCGCCGCGCAGCGCCTCGCCGAGGAGACCGGCACCCACGTGCACGAGCTCATGCTCGTCCGCGACGGCTCGCGCGAGCTCTGCCGGGTGATCGACTCCGGTGATCATGTGGAAGCGCCGCTGCGCCGCTGGGAGGCGGCCCCGCAACCGCAGGACGTCCCCGTCGCGGCAGACCTCGTCCTGCGCGGACGTTCGGCCCTGCCCTCGAGGTCCGCGCTGGCGGCCTCCGTGCGCCGTCGCGACGAGGCGGCAGCCCGGGCGAGCGCCGTGGCCCTGGCGGTGCTGGACCTCGCTCCCGAGCGGATCGACCTCGGCCACACCCTGTCCGCTCTCGGCGAGTGGGTGGCCTGCGGCGAGGAGCCGAGCGCGCGGGACCGCGCGGCGATCGCGCTCATGCTGCACGACCGTGAGGTGCGCGACGCCGTGCTCGCCCGCTGGCTGCCCGAGCTCGACTGGGTCGACGTGGCCCGGACGCCGGAGGACCTCGTGGCGGTGGTGGCAGACCTGCGGGCGTGGCCGGCGACGGCATACCGGGAGGGTCTGGACCGCCTGCTGGTGCTGGTCTCCCGGGTGCCGTACCCGCTCGGCGGTCCGCTGCTCACCATCGCCGCGATGGTGGCGTGGACGCGCGGCGACGGGACGCTCGCCAACGAGGCCTGCGACCTCGCGCTGGAGATCGACCCCGACTCGCGGCTCGCCGGTCTCCTGCGGCAGGCGCTCGACGTCGGGCTGCGGCCCCCTCGCGGCAGGACCGCGGGACGCGCCGCGCGCCGCTCGGGAGGGCGACCTGCGGCGTGA
- a CDS encoding universal stress protein, with protein sequence MSIIVGYIPTREGRAALVAARTEALLRKVKLIVVNSHRGGRDFDAGEARRFEEELASVGADLDSAGIEHEVRALARGNEPAEDLIEVATESEADLIIIGLRRRTPIGKLILGSNAQRILLEAQCPVLAVKAGESD encoded by the coding sequence GTGTCGATCATCGTTGGCTACATCCCGACCCGCGAGGGCCGTGCGGCCCTGGTCGCGGCCCGCACGGAGGCGTTGCTGCGCAAGGTGAAACTCATCGTCGTCAACTCCCACCGGGGCGGGCGTGACTTCGACGCGGGGGAGGCGCGACGTTTCGAGGAGGAGCTGGCCAGCGTGGGGGCCGATCTCGACAGCGCCGGCATCGAGCACGAGGTGCGCGCCCTCGCCCGCGGCAACGAGCCCGCCGAGGACCTCATCGAGGTCGCCACGGAGAGCGAGGCCGACCTCATCATCATCGGCCTGCGCCGACGCACGCCCATCGGCAAGCTCATCCTGGGGTCCAACGCCCAGCGGATCCTGCTGGAGGCGCAGTGCCCGGTGCTTGCCGTCAAGGCCGGCGAGAGCGACTGA
- a CDS encoding RNA polymerase sigma factor encodes MTARTTRTSTPELPPAFEHEALRALLVTGTEQGYVEAEQVKTALEAADVTAAATQKKVLRVFSDQAIEVRATEPAPARKRTTRKAAPKTAAKSGATTSTKSSASSTTKSASTTSTAKTSAAAKSATPKAAPKTAATKTTAAKTTAAKTSGTTRAASTAAAGSSSTTTPAAPAKGRGRKKKDVVEEIVGADTPEEAEVEEAEEVEETPEAAKTKTPATKGDEDSFTLSTADDDDAPAQQVVTAGATADPVKDYLKQIGKVALLNAEQEVELAKRIEAGLFAEEKLNSGEKIEAKLKRELWWISNDGKNAKNHLLEANLRLVVSLAKRYTGRGMLFLDLIQEGNLGLIRAVEKFDYTKGYKFSTYATWWIRQAITRAMADQARTIRIPVHMVEVINKLARVQRQMLQDLGREPTPEELAAELDMTPEKVVEVQKYGREPISLHTPLGEDGDSEFGDLIEDSEAVVPADAVSFTLLQEQLHSVLDTLSEREAGVVSMRFGLSDGQPKTLDEIGKVYGVTRERIRQIESKTMSKLRHPSRSQVLRDYLD; translated from the coding sequence GTGACAGCCAGGACCACCCGCACGAGCACTCCCGAACTGCCCCCCGCCTTCGAGCACGAGGCCCTGCGCGCCCTCCTGGTCACCGGGACCGAGCAGGGGTATGTCGAGGCCGAGCAGGTGAAGACTGCCCTCGAGGCGGCTGACGTCACGGCTGCCGCGACGCAGAAGAAGGTGCTGCGCGTCTTCAGCGACCAGGCGATCGAGGTGCGTGCCACCGAGCCTGCCCCCGCCCGCAAGCGCACCACGCGCAAGGCCGCTCCCAAGACCGCGGCCAAGTCCGGAGCCACCACGTCGACCAAGAGCAGCGCGAGCTCGACGACCAAGAGCGCGTCCACCACCTCGACGGCCAAGACGTCCGCAGCCGCCAAGAGCGCGACGCCCAAGGCGGCCCCCAAGACCGCGGCGACCAAGACCACGGCCGCCAAGACCACCGCAGCCAAGACCTCGGGGACCACCCGCGCCGCGTCCACCGCGGCTGCCGGCTCGTCGTCCACGACGACGCCCGCCGCGCCCGCCAAGGGCCGCGGCCGCAAGAAGAAGGACGTCGTCGAGGAGATCGTCGGGGCCGACACCCCGGAGGAGGCCGAGGTCGAGGAGGCGGAGGAGGTCGAGGAGACCCCCGAGGCCGCCAAGACCAAGACGCCCGCCACCAAGGGTGATGAGGACAGCTTCACCCTCTCGACCGCGGATGACGACGACGCCCCGGCGCAGCAGGTCGTCACCGCCGGCGCCACGGCCGACCCGGTCAAGGACTACCTCAAGCAGATCGGCAAGGTCGCCCTCCTCAACGCCGAGCAGGAGGTCGAGCTCGCCAAGCGCATCGAGGCCGGCCTCTTCGCCGAGGAGAAGCTCAACTCGGGGGAGAAGATCGAGGCCAAGCTCAAGCGTGAGCTCTGGTGGATCTCCAACGACGGCAAGAACGCCAAGAACCACCTGCTCGAGGCCAACCTGCGCCTCGTCGTGTCCCTGGCCAAGCGCTACACCGGCCGCGGCATGCTCTTCCTGGACCTCATCCAGGAGGGCAACCTCGGTTTGATCCGCGCGGTCGAGAAGTTCGACTACACCAAGGGCTACAAGTTCTCGACCTACGCCACGTGGTGGATCCGGCAGGCCATCACTCGCGCCATGGCCGACCAGGCCCGCACCATCCGCATCCCGGTGCACATGGTCGAGGTCATCAACAAGCTGGCCCGTGTGCAGCGTCAGATGCTCCAGGACCTCGGGCGCGAGCCCACCCCGGAGGAGCTGGCCGCCGAGCTGGACATGACCCCGGAGAAGGTCGTCGAGGTCCAGAAGTACGGCCGCGAGCCGATCTCCCTGCACACCCCGCTCGGCGAGGACGGCGACAGCGAGTTCGGTGACCTCATCGAGGACTCCGAAGCCGTGGTGCCCGCGGACGCCGTCTCCTTCACGCTGCTCCAGGAGCAGCTGCACTCTGTCCTCGACACGCTCTCCGAGCGCGAGGCCGGCGTGGTGTCGATGCGCTTCGGTCTCTCCGACGGCCAGCCCAAGACGTTGGACGAGATCGGCAAGGTCTACGGCGTCACCCGCGAGAGGATCCGCCAGATCGAGTCCAAGACGATGAGCAAGCTGCGCCACCCGTCGCGCTCCCAGGTGCTGCGCGACTACCTGGACTGA
- a CDS encoding helix-turn-helix transcriptional regulator: MRADRLVATVLLLQTRGRMTAADLAHELEVSVATSRRDLVALSSAGVPVYPQRGRGGGWSLVGGGRTDLSGLTSTEANALFLALGPVADAAVVSAARKLLRALPTTFREDAERAGEAVLVDPVPWSGTAAAIPDLHRPLQEAVVARLRIQLSYVDRTGQGTRRSVDPYGLVDKDGLWYLLAGTRTGIRTFRLDRITDVVITDTHFELPEDVTVAEAWARVVADVERQRSSTTALIELPTRHLWVLRRQFGRHCLVEATDGDHVRLRVAASTAQEIAQQLAGWGDTVTVIEPEDVRARLARIGAELVRAYHRPAADRGMPRVAGQSR, translated from the coding sequence ATGCGCGCAGACAGACTGGTGGCCACAGTCCTGCTGCTCCAGACCCGAGGACGCATGACGGCGGCCGACCTCGCCCACGAGCTGGAGGTCTCGGTGGCCACGTCCCGCCGGGACCTGGTGGCGTTGTCGTCGGCAGGTGTCCCGGTCTACCCCCAGCGAGGCCGTGGAGGTGGCTGGTCGCTGGTCGGCGGAGGACGAACCGACCTCAGCGGGCTCACCTCGACGGAGGCCAACGCCCTCTTCCTGGCCCTCGGACCGGTGGCCGACGCTGCGGTGGTCTCCGCGGCGCGCAAGCTGCTCCGCGCGCTGCCGACCACTTTCCGCGAGGATGCCGAGCGCGCCGGAGAAGCCGTGCTGGTCGACCCGGTGCCGTGGAGCGGGACGGCAGCGGCGATCCCGGACCTCCACCGCCCGCTGCAGGAGGCGGTCGTCGCCCGCCTCCGCATCCAGCTGAGCTACGTCGACCGGACCGGGCAGGGAACGCGTCGCAGCGTGGACCCTTATGGCCTGGTCGACAAGGACGGGCTGTGGTACCTCCTCGCCGGCACGCGAACCGGCATCCGGACCTTCCGCCTCGACCGCATCACCGATGTCGTGATCACCGACACCCACTTCGAGCTACCGGAGGACGTCACCGTGGCCGAAGCCTGGGCACGGGTGGTGGCGGACGTGGAGCGGCAGCGGTCCTCCACCACCGCCCTCATCGAGCTGCCGACGCGCCATCTCTGGGTGCTGCGACGTCAGTTCGGTCGCCACTGCCTGGTGGAGGCCACCGACGGGGATCACGTCCGCCTGCGCGTCGCCGCGTCGACCGCGCAGGAGATCGCTCAGCAGCTGGCCGGGTGGGGCGACACGGTCACGGTCATCGAACCTGAGGACGTGCGGGCACGGCTGGCCCGCATCGGCGCTGAGCTCGTCCGCGCCTATCACCGGCCCGCAGCCGACCGAGGTATGCCGAGAGTCGCGGGTCAGTCCAGGTAG
- a CDS encoding VOC family protein, which yields MFTGLTNVNYIADDVAAAAQWYARVLGVEPYFVRPETGPPGYVEFRVGDAQDELAIMDRRYAGPLRSGDRGAGVLVYWHVEDVAAVLRALVEAKATEYDPVVDRGSGFSTASVVDPFGNLLGLMHSPHYREVSASSPTPATAARRAAAR from the coding sequence ATGTTCACAGGACTGACCAACGTCAACTACATCGCGGACGACGTGGCCGCGGCGGCCCAGTGGTATGCGCGCGTGCTCGGGGTGGAGCCGTACTTCGTCCGCCCCGAGACCGGCCCGCCCGGGTACGTGGAGTTCCGTGTCGGCGACGCGCAGGACGAGCTGGCCATCATGGACCGGAGGTACGCCGGACCGCTCCGATCTGGCGACCGGGGAGCCGGAGTGCTCGTCTACTGGCACGTCGAGGACGTCGCCGCGGTTCTCCGCGCCCTCGTGGAGGCGAAGGCCACGGAGTACGACCCCGTGGTCGACCGCGGGAGCGGGTTCAGCACCGCGTCCGTCGTCGACCCGTTCGGCAACCTGCTCGGGCTGATGCACAGCCCCCACTATCGAGAGGTCAGCGCGAGCTCCCCGACTCCCGCCACTGCCGCTCGAAGGGCAGCCGCCAGGTGA
- the zwf gene encoding glucose-6-phosphate dehydrogenase has translation MTAPMTVVLFGATGDLARRKLIPGLLHLFLSGLVDDLRVVGTSLDDLSVEEFRDLAIDAVAEFSTRDCEDSSLRDFAQHLDYVPGSAGPEALRAAVDRSEEELGGGEPLRLHYLSVPPRAALKAVGTIAEAGLVERSRIIMEKPFGTDYASAVELNRQLHEVFDEEQLFRIDHFLGKEPAQNILAFRFANGLFEPIWHRNHIDHIQIDVPETLGLSQRGDFYEQTGAYRDMVVTHLFQILAFTAMEPPTSLEPLAISREKNKVFRSMLPLEPGDVVRGQYVGYREEPGVKEDSQTETFVALKCFVDNWRWAGVPFYLRTGKQLAEGARIISIAFREPPQSMFPPGSGVGDHGPDHLTFDLADRARMSLSFYGKRPGPGMKLDKLSMQFSMQDTDWAGNVLEAYERLIYDAARGDRTLFVSASGIERLWEISQPLLDNPPVVRPYQKGSWGPNQIHQLITPFTWRLPFERQWRESGSSR, from the coding sequence ATGACAGCACCCATGACCGTCGTCCTCTTCGGTGCGACCGGCGACCTGGCCCGCCGCAAGCTCATCCCGGGCCTGCTCCACCTCTTCCTCTCCGGGCTCGTCGACGACCTGCGCGTCGTCGGCACGTCGCTGGACGACCTGTCGGTCGAGGAGTTCCGCGACCTGGCCATCGACGCGGTGGCGGAGTTCAGCACCCGGGACTGCGAGGACTCCTCGCTGCGGGACTTCGCCCAGCACCTCGACTACGTGCCGGGCTCGGCAGGACCAGAAGCTCTCCGGGCTGCCGTGGACCGCTCGGAGGAGGAACTCGGTGGGGGCGAGCCGCTGCGCCTGCACTACCTCTCGGTGCCGCCCCGGGCCGCGCTCAAGGCGGTGGGCACCATCGCCGAGGCGGGCTTGGTGGAGCGCAGCCGGATCATCATGGAGAAGCCGTTCGGCACCGACTACGCCTCGGCGGTCGAGCTCAACCGGCAGCTGCACGAGGTCTTCGACGAGGAGCAGCTCTTCCGGATCGACCACTTCCTGGGCAAGGAGCCGGCGCAGAACATCCTCGCCTTCCGCTTCGCCAACGGGCTGTTCGAGCCGATCTGGCACCGCAACCACATCGACCACATCCAGATCGACGTGCCGGAGACGCTGGGGCTTTCTCAGCGGGGCGACTTCTACGAGCAGACCGGTGCCTACCGGGACATGGTCGTCACCCACCTCTTCCAGATCCTGGCGTTCACGGCGATGGAGCCGCCCACCTCCCTCGAGCCGTTGGCGATCAGCCGGGAGAAGAACAAGGTGTTCCGCTCGATGCTGCCGCTGGAGCCCGGCGACGTCGTCCGCGGGCAGTACGTCGGCTACCGCGAGGAGCCGGGCGTCAAGGAGGACAGCCAGACCGAGACCTTCGTCGCGCTCAAGTGCTTCGTGGACAACTGGCGCTGGGCGGGGGTGCCGTTCTACCTGCGCACCGGCAAGCAGCTGGCCGAGGGGGCCCGGATCATCTCCATCGCCTTCCGCGAGCCGCCCCAGTCGATGTTCCCGCCCGGCTCGGGCGTCGGCGACCACGGCCCCGACCACCTGACCTTCGACCTCGCGGACCGGGCCCGGATGTCGCTGAGCTTCTACGGCAAGCGCCCCGGCCCGGGCATGAAGCTGGACAAGCTGTCGATGCAGTTCTCGATGCAGGACACCGACTGGGCGGGCAACGTGCTGGAGGCCTACGAGCGGCTCATCTACGACGCCGCCCGCGGCGACCGCACGCTCTTCGTCTCCGCCTCGGGCATCGAGCGGCTGTGGGAGATCAGCCAGCCGCTGCTCGACAACCCGCCGGTGGTGCGGCCCTACCAGAAGGGCTCGTGGGGCCCCAACCAGATCCACCAGCTCATCACGCCCTTCACCTGGCGGCTGCCCTTCGAGCGGCAGTGGCGGGAGTCGGGGAGCTCGCGCTGA
- a CDS encoding transglutaminaseTgpA domain-containing protein: protein MRTSDRDWIARGMWAEGLVAALATLSVAWPLTDLLREETWLAPAVTMVLLIALGGAVLRSLDTPPTLVALGQLALGLSGLIVLYLRDTLWRGVLPTRETLELVGALLAQAGTVLQTYAAPAPTTQGVSFLVVAVLTLTAVSVDSMGVTGRAPASAGIPLVAGFLVSVSNTGQAMEPWYFAAVLVAWLLMLAQQGQRLTLSWPSADRRESRGGGDVSEGPRGYRGLAQAVGALALITAVLGAAFLPHLPPTFFGDGLARNPDARDVDAEAGEVSFTETMDPGQDLRNQSQAPVLTYRASGVTTHPLRVTATERYEGGEWVAPERLSSALLPQGASLPAPPGLGEGVPVGESQFEVLTNELEPPHLAAPSLLTSLQVQGASYRYDPEDATVVLQGQASRYVASFLSLDAGGELPAGVGEQPATAADFDEDLLAVDEVSQEQVAALADEVVGGEDNALRTAILIQEHLRSDGDYEYSLELAPAAEAGTDDPIGGFLETRQGYCVQFATAMVMMARHEGIPARMAVGFLPGSPQQDGTRQVIASDAHTWPELWIEGLGWTRFEPTPGVRAGTPPAYARSTEEGDAGPSTQTIPQELTPTAEPTAAPAPADPTLLDRLGDLLPTVLRALVALLVLALLATILPLAGRRHRQSGVRSATTAAERIEGEWQLLTRSLGDLGIDTPPERSPRVMHRHYLRGTTMEHSGDEALGRATATLERSRYAAPGTLTEEQATRMGEDVRTVVDEVRHTSPWNQRVNAVLIPRSGVEGVRERVGRLLRR, encoded by the coding sequence ATGAGGACCAGCGACCGGGACTGGATCGCCCGCGGGATGTGGGCCGAGGGTCTCGTCGCGGCCCTGGCGACGCTGTCCGTCGCCTGGCCGCTCACCGACCTCCTGCGCGAGGAGACCTGGCTCGCGCCGGCCGTGACGATGGTGCTCCTCATCGCGCTGGGCGGGGCCGTCCTGCGCTCCCTCGACACCCCGCCGACCCTGGTGGCCCTCGGCCAGCTCGCGCTCGGGCTGTCCGGACTCATCGTCCTCTACCTGCGCGACACCCTGTGGCGGGGGGTGCTGCCGACCCGGGAGACGCTCGAGCTCGTCGGGGCGCTCCTGGCCCAGGCGGGCACGGTGCTGCAGACGTATGCCGCACCCGCACCCACCACGCAGGGCGTCTCCTTCCTCGTCGTCGCCGTCCTCACCCTCACCGCGGTCTCGGTCGACTCGATGGGGGTGACCGGCCGCGCTCCGGCGAGCGCCGGCATACCTCTCGTCGCGGGGTTCCTCGTCTCGGTCTCCAACACCGGGCAGGCCATGGAGCCGTGGTACTTCGCCGCCGTGCTCGTCGCCTGGCTGCTCATGCTCGCCCAGCAGGGACAGCGCCTCACGCTCTCCTGGCCCTCCGCCGACCGGCGGGAGTCCCGAGGTGGCGGCGATGTGTCGGAAGGTCCGCGGGGCTATCGCGGCCTGGCCCAGGCCGTCGGTGCTCTCGCCCTTATCACCGCCGTGCTCGGCGCTGCCTTCCTCCCGCACCTGCCGCCGACCTTCTTCGGCGACGGACTGGCGCGCAACCCCGACGCCCGCGACGTCGACGCGGAGGCCGGAGAGGTCTCCTTCACCGAGACGATGGATCCCGGGCAGGACCTGCGCAACCAATCGCAGGCCCCGGTCCTCACCTACCGCGCCAGCGGCGTCACCACCCACCCGCTGCGGGTCACGGCGACCGAGCGCTACGAGGGCGGCGAGTGGGTCGCCCCCGAGCGACTGAGCTCGGCGCTGCTGCCGCAGGGCGCCTCCCTGCCCGCTCCGCCCGGGCTGGGTGAGGGGGTCCCGGTCGGTGAGTCGCAGTTCGAGGTGCTCACCAACGAGCTCGAGCCACCGCACCTGGCGGCCCCCAGCCTGCTCACCTCGCTGCAGGTGCAGGGCGCCAGCTACCGCTACGACCCGGAGGACGCGACGGTCGTGCTCCAGGGGCAGGCCTCGCGCTACGTGGCGTCCTTCCTCAGCCTGGACGCCGGCGGTGAGCTGCCCGCCGGGGTGGGCGAGCAGCCGGCGACGGCCGCGGACTTCGACGAGGACCTCCTGGCCGTCGACGAGGTCTCGCAGGAGCAGGTGGCCGCGCTCGCCGACGAGGTCGTCGGCGGGGAGGACAACGCCCTGCGGACCGCGATCCTCATCCAGGAGCACCTGCGCAGCGACGGCGACTACGAGTACTCCCTCGAGCTCGCCCCGGCCGCCGAGGCGGGCACCGACGATCCGATCGGCGGGTTCCTGGAGACGCGGCAGGGTTACTGCGTCCAGTTCGCGACCGCGATGGTCATGATGGCGCGGCACGAGGGCATCCCGGCGCGGATGGCCGTGGGCTTCCTGCCGGGCAGCCCCCAGCAGGACGGCACCCGCCAGGTCATCGCCTCCGACGCCCACACCTGGCCCGAGCTGTGGATCGAGGGGCTGGGGTGGACCCGCTTCGAGCCGACGCCGGGGGTCCGCGCCGGCACCCCGCCGGCCTACGCGCGCTCGACCGAGGAGGGCGACGCCGGCCCGAGCACGCAGACCATCCCGCAGGAGCTCACGCCGACCGCCGAGCCGACGGCCGCCCCCGCGCCGGCCGACCCCACGCTGCTGGACCGGCTCGGCGACCTGCTGCCGACGGTGCTCCGCGCACTGGTGGCGCTGCTGGTCCTCGCGCTCCTCGCGACGATCCTGCCGCTGGCCGGTCGACGGCACCGGCAGTCCGGGGTCCGCTCGGCCACGACCGCCGCCGAGCGCATCGAGGGCGAGTGGCAGCTGCTCACCCGGTCGCTGGGCGATCTCGGCATCGACACGCCGCCGGAGCGCAGCCCCCGCGTCATGCACCGCCACTACCTGCGCGGCACGACCATGGAGCACAGCGGCGACGAGGCGCTCGGTCGGGCGACCGCGACCCTGGAGCGCTCGAGGTATGCCGCACCCGGCACGCTGACCGAGGAGCAGGCGACCCGGATGGGCGAGGACGTCCGCACCGTGGTGGACGAGGTGCGGCATACCTCTCCCTGGAACCAACGCGTCAACGCCGTCCTCATCCCCCGCAGCGGGGTGGAGGGGGTGCGCGAGCGCGTGGGGCGGCTGCTGCGCCGCTGA